The proteins below come from a single Dasypus novemcinctus isolate mDasNov1 chromosome 22, mDasNov1.1.hap2, whole genome shotgun sequence genomic window:
- the LOC101441524 gene encoding olfactory receptor 2J3-like, protein MSDGKNASSQDYFILLGFSNWPHLELILFVVILMFYLTTLTGNLFIIILSHLDTHLHTPMYFFLSNLSFLDLCYTTSSIPQLLVNLWGPEKTISYAGCMVQLYFVLALGTTECVLLVVMSYDPYAAVCRPLQYTVLMHPRFCHLLAVASWVSGFLDSALHSSLTFWVPLCGHRRVDHFFCEVPALLQLSCADTHANKLTLLVMSSFFVFIPLLLILSSYGAIAQVVLKMRSTAGLQKLFGTCGAHLTVVALFFIPAICIYLQPPSENSQDQGKFIALFYTVVTPSLNPLIYTLRNKDIRGAVKRQMGWEWGL, encoded by the coding sequence ATGAGTGATGGAAAAAATGCAAGTTCTCAAGACTACTTTATCCTGCTGGGTTTTTCTAATTGGCCTCATCTGGAACTGATTCTCTTTGTGGTTATCTTGATGTTCTACTTGACGACACTGACAGGCAACCTATTCATCATCATTCTGTCACACCTGGACACCCATCTCCACactcccatgtacttcttcctctcaaaCCTCTCTTTTCTGGATCTCTGCTACACCACCAGCTCCATCCCTCAGTTACTGGTCAACCTCTGGGGCCCAGAGAAGACCATCTCTTATGCTGGTTGCATGGTTCAACTCTATTTTGTTCTTGCACTGGGCACCACAGAATGTGTCCTGCTGGTGGTGATGTCCTATGACCCTTATGCGGCTGTTTGCAGACCCCTGCAATACACCGTCCTCATGCACCCTCGTTTCTGTCACCTGTTGGCTGTGGCTTCTTGGGTAAGTGGCTTTCTTGACTCAGCACTTCATTCCTCTCTTACCTTCTGGGTACCCTTGTGTGGACATCGCCGAGTGGACCACTTCTTCTGTGAAGTTCCAGCACTGCTGCAACTGTCATGTGCTGATACGCATGCTAACAAGCTGACCCTACTGGTCATGAGCTCCTTTTTTGTATTCATACCACTCCTTCTGATTCTCAGTTCCTATGGAGCCATTGCCCAGGTTGTGCTGAAGATGCGGTCCACAGCTGGACTCCAGAAACTCTTTGGGACATGTGGAGCCCATCTTACAGTTGTGGCTCTCTTTTTCATCCCAGCCATATGCATATATCTCCAGCCACCATCAGAAAATTCTCAAGACCAAGGCAAATTCATTGCCCTTTTTTACACTGTTGTAACACCTAGTCTGAACCCTCTAATCTATACTCTCAGAAATAAAGACATAAGAGGGGCAGTAAAGAGACAAATGGGCTGGGAGTGGGGGTTGTAA